The following are encoded in a window of Amphibacillus xylanus NBRC 15112 genomic DNA:
- the rplT gene encoding 50S ribosomal protein L20: MARVKGGTVTRKRRKRILKLAKGYYGSKHSLFKVAKQQVWKSGQYAYRDRKQRKRDFRKLWIARINAAARLNDISYSRLMHGLKLAGIEVNRKMLAELAVSDAAAFTQLTEQAKAALNK, from the coding sequence ATGGCACGTGTTAAAGGTGGAACAGTTACACGCAAGCGTCGTAAACGTATATTAAAATTAGCTAAAGGTTACTATGGTTCAAAACATAGTCTATTTAAAGTAGCAAAACAACAAGTATGGAAATCAGGTCAATACGCATATCGTGACCGTAAGCAGAGAAAACGCGACTTCCGTAAATTATGGATCGCACGTATTAATGCTGCTGCACGTCTAAACGATATTTCATATAGCCGTCTAATGCACGGTTTGAAATTAGCAGGTATTGAAGTAAACCGTAAGATGCTTGCAGAACTAGCTGTTTCTGATGCAGCTGCATTCACACAATTAACGGAGCAAGCTAAAGCAGCATTAAATAAATAA
- a CDS encoding DUF1294 domain-containing protein yields MKKIYMLLIIINLCSLIIMKVDKSRARNNQWRIPEMNIWLISLLGGSVGTYIGMKLFRHKTKHLSFKIGIPLLILIQALTLIML; encoded by the coding sequence ATGAAAAAAATATATATGTTGCTTATCATCATCAATCTATGCAGTTTAATCATTATGAAGGTGGATAAGTCACGGGCGAGAAATAATCAGTGGCGCATCCCTGAAATGAACATATGGCTCATTAGCTTACTCGGAGGTTCAGTTGGTACATATATTGGAATGAAGCTTTTTCGTCATAAAACAAAACACTTATCATTTAAAATAGGCATTCCGTTATTGATTTTAATTCAAGCATTGACCTTAATTATGCTATAA